The Thermoanaerobaculia bacterium DNA window GTTCTCGAAGATCATCACGGCGGCGATCGGGATCCCGCTCCACATGGAGGCCGCGAGCTTCGCGTGGGCGTATGCCCTCGCGGCGGTGTTCGGCTTCGTGTTCGCGCTCTACCCCGCCGTCAAGGCGAGCCGCCTCTCGCCGATGGAGGCGCTCCGGTATGAGTGAGGCGCTCCTCGGGCTGAATGCTTCGGCGGCGCCCGCGTCGCCGGGCGCCCGCCCGCGATTCACGTTTTCCGCGCGTGCCGGCCTCGTTTTCTCGGTCGTGACCGGCGGTCTCGTCGAGCTCTGGGCCCACAAGCTGCGGTCGATCCTGACCCTCACGCTCCTCACGCTCGGCGTCTTCGCGCTCGTCGTCATGACGTCGGTCCTCGACGGCGTCCTCGACAAGATCGCGACCGGCTTCGCGGGGCTCTCCTGGGACGGCACGGTCATGGTCGTCCCGAAGTCTCCCGAGACGACGGAAGAACAGAAGCGGTTCGCCATGAGCCCGGGGCTGCGGTTCGAAGACCTTCCGCGCGTCACCGCCGCAGACCCGAAGGTGATCGGGTTCCTGCCGCGGGCCTACAAGCGCTCCGCCACCCGGGTCACCGGAGGAACGGAACGGATCTTCGTCACCGGCGTGACTCCCGATTACGCGGCGCTGATGAACCGGCCGATCGGGATCGGCCGCGGTCTCACCGAGAACGACGAGCGCCGTCGGAGCACGGTCGCGGTCGCGGGGGCCACACTCGCGTCGAAGCTCTTCGGAGGGTCGGACCCGGTCGGCCGCGACATCATCGTGGAAGGCGTGCCCTTCCGCGTCGTCGGCGTCCAGGCTCCGGGGCAGATCTTCTCCGACGAGAACTACATGGACGCCAA harbors:
- a CDS encoding ABC transporter permease, encoding MSEALLGLNASAAPASPGARPRFTFSARAGLVFSVVTGGLVELWAHKLRSILTLTLLTLGVFALVVMTSVLDGVLDKIATGFAGLSWDGTVMVVPKSPETTEEQKRFAMSPGLRFEDLPRVTAADPKVIGFLPRAYKRSATRVTGGTERIFVTGVTPDYAALMNRPIGIGRGLTENDERRRSTVAVAGATLASKLFGGSDPVGRDIIVEGVPFRVVGVQAPGQIFSDENYMDANGIHIPLATYMDRIDPAHPLAQIAVKLRAKSDMGAVSAMMLGRVRQAHHGIEDVEIRDLDADLARSYANFLDQMRGWRIVLMSLAGTVLLVGGVGVLSVMLISFSDRRYEIGLRKAMGASDGEILVQFLLEAVVLASLGALAGTVGGALLCRGLSDKFPYGLVVNPVGLIVAWGVALALAIAFGMYPAVKASRLSPMEAMQ